The sequence below is a genomic window from bacterium.
CGCCCAACCGGTCGATGACGATCTTCTTGACATCATCAATTATTGCCATTTGTTTCACCTCCTTTTCAAGTAGTTTATTTAATTGTTGGTATATTTGATATGCTTAATTTCTTTTCACTTTGTCACCCTGAGCGTTGCACTAAGCTTGTCGAAGTGGCGTTGCTCCTTGCCTTGCAAATCGAAGGGTGAACAGGCCATCCCTCAAATAGTCCGGCATGAGAGAAATCTCGGGATGACATTTTAGTCGTTTCGTGCCTTTTCGTGGGGAATCGAAGGGTCACATCACCAATCCGCCGTCCACCTGCAGCACCTGGCCGGTGATATAGGTCGACTGCTCGGAGACCAGGAACAGCACCGCGTTGGCCACGTCGTCCACGCTGCCCATCCGGCCCAGCGGAATGCCCTTCTTGTAGTTCTCCTTCACCTCGTCCGTCAGCTTGGCGGTCATGGCGGTCTCGATGAAGCCCGGGGCGATGGCGTTGCAGGTGATGTTGCGCGAGGCGAATTCCTTGGCGGTGGACTTGGTGAAGGCTATCAGTCCGCCCTTGCTGGCCGCGTAGTTGGACTGCCCGGCGTTGCCCATCACACCGATGACCGATGACATGTTGACTATCCGGCCGTAGCGCTGCTTCATCATGATCCGGGTGACGGCCTTGGTCAGCAGGAAAGCGCCCTTAAGATTGACGTCCAGCACCAGGTCCCAGTCCTTCTCCTCCATCCGCATCATCAGGTTGTCGCGGGTGACCCCGGCATTGTTTATCAGAATGTCAATAGTGTCAAATGTCTCTTGCGTTTGCTTTACGAGGTCTGTGACCTCAGCGGCATCGGCCACATTGCACTTGACTGCGATGGCCTTCCGGCCCAGGGCCTCGATCTCCCTGGCAGTCTTCTCAGCCTCTTCCAGATTGACGTCGCTGACCACGATGTTGGCCCCGGCCTTGGCCAGCGCCAGGGCTATGGATTTGCCTATGCCCTGGGCCGAACCGGTGACAATGGCGTTTCTGTTTTCTAAAATCATTTTTACCTTAAAATAAAGTCTATCATGCTGGTGGTGTTTTTACCCAGTACAAATGTAACCTTGTTAGCAGTATAACCATTTTTTACCGCGTAAACAGTGACACTGTCGCAGACCTTGACATTGCCCAGATCGGTTCCCATAGCATCAGTCATATTGAATACCGAATCAATCGGTAGGTCGCTAATAGTAAAAGCGCCTTGAGCATCGGAGTAGGAATTGACCCGGGAAGAAGCACTGTCAACAATGTTTATAAAAACAGGCTTTGAATATCTGAAGGTTGAATCGTGCCGGGCAAAAGTTAATTCAGAGGTAAAATAACCCGAAGCCAAAGACGCGCTATAATCGTCTTTTCCGTCCCACATTACCGAATGTAAACCAGTCACAAATAATTGGTTTACAAGTGTTCTAACTGTTTGGTCTTTTTGCTTTATTGCCAGCAAAACCTGACTGCTACAGGCTAAAGAGTAAACAAAAGCTGTGCTTCCACTAAATGGACAAGGGGATGCAGAATTAAAAACATCATTGTATGTAGGTAACGGGCCTATTTGTATAATACTATAATCATATCTATGCCCAGTTCTATCAATCACACTCAGCATATAGTAGT
It includes:
- the fabG gene encoding 3-oxoacyl-[acyl-carrier-protein] reductase, with protein sequence MILENRNAIVTGSAQGIGKSIALALAKAGANIVVSDVNLEEAEKTAREIEALGRKAIAVKCNVADAAEVTDLVKQTQETFDTIDILINNAGVTRDNLMMRMEEKDWDLVLDVNLKGAFLLTKAVTRIMMKQRYGRIVNMSSVIGVMGNAGQSNYAASKGGLIAFTKSTAKEFASRNITCNAIAPGFIETAMTAKLTDEVKENYKKGIPLGRMGSVDDVANAVLFLVSEQSTYITGQVLQVDGGLVM